The Aureimonas mangrovi genome includes a region encoding these proteins:
- the ligD gene encoding DNA ligase D has protein sequence MASAAQDLLARYREKRDFSKTKEPAGGVPSQDGLVFVVQKHDATRLHYDFRLEWGGVLKSWAVTRGPSLDPADKRLAVRTEDHPMDYGDFEGTIPEGEYGAGTVMLWDFGRWQPREDMEEGLKNGSIKMDLAGEKMTGHWALVRMKPRGKETRENWLLIKEKDDVASTRRNILRADRSVKTGRTMHQISQGDETWKRPTKRPEPKAEAAADKAAPRGKPGGTLPRFRPVQLATLVEEAPTGDDWLHELKYDGYRVLIATGGGQTRLYTRNEKDWTETFGPLLPAVERLPCRSALIDGEVVAFDAGGRTDFSTLREALSDGSPLSCFAFDLLSLDGKDLTGKPLTTRKAKLKSLIEKAGEGSLLYSEHVRGSGAKVFASICRSGHEGIVSKRADAPYRAGRGTAWVKTKCTRRQEFVIGGFSPSAKKARAFSSILVGVFEGDRFVYRGRVGSGFTEATLDELSARFKDLGRRTSPFETVPKEVARGARYVKPQLVAEIDFAELTPEGAVRHGVFKGLREDKPAEGIVEEKPVAPPAKQSSSAKKGDGEPEEIAGVRLTSPDRVVFESQGLTKRDLALYYEAVAERMLARAGDRPLSLVRCPQGRAKQCFFQKHDTGGFPDAIGHVDVTEKDGEKAVYLSVSNAAGLVAALQMNTLEFHIWGSRDDRLENPDRLVFDFDPDESLKFADVKRAAFDLRDRLADGGLRSFAMVTGGKGIHLVAPLSRRQQWPEVKAFASAVAHRMEADEPERFVATMSKAKRKGRIFVDWLRNERGQTAIAPYSTRSREGAPVATPVTWDELAELEAANLFHPADILKRIEAADPWAGYDKVNQSITKALARRFA, from the coding sequence ATGGCAAGCGCGGCGCAGGACCTTCTCGCGCGCTATCGCGAAAAGCGAGACTTCTCGAAGACGAAAGAGCCCGCCGGAGGCGTACCCTCGCAGGACGGGCTCGTCTTCGTCGTCCAGAAGCACGACGCGACACGCCTGCACTACGATTTCCGCCTTGAATGGGGTGGCGTCCTGAAGAGCTGGGCCGTGACCCGCGGGCCGAGCCTCGACCCGGCCGACAAGCGCCTCGCCGTGCGCACCGAGGACCACCCGATGGACTACGGCGACTTCGAGGGGACGATCCCCGAGGGCGAGTATGGCGCCGGCACGGTGATGCTCTGGGATTTCGGCCGCTGGCAGCCGCGTGAGGACATGGAAGAGGGCCTGAAGAACGGCTCGATCAAGATGGACCTCGCCGGCGAGAAGATGACCGGCCACTGGGCGCTGGTGCGCATGAAGCCGCGCGGCAAGGAGACCCGCGAGAACTGGCTGCTCATCAAGGAGAAGGACGATGTCGCCTCCACGCGGCGCAACATCCTGCGCGCCGACCGCTCGGTGAAGACCGGGCGCACGATGCACCAGATCTCGCAGGGCGACGAGACCTGGAAGCGCCCGACCAAGCGCCCCGAACCGAAGGCCGAAGCGGCGGCGGACAAAGCGGCGCCGAGAGGCAAGCCGGGCGGCACACTGCCACGCTTTCGTCCCGTCCAGCTTGCGACGCTCGTCGAGGAGGCCCCCACCGGCGACGACTGGCTGCACGAGCTGAAGTATGACGGCTACCGCGTCCTGATCGCGACGGGCGGCGGGCAGACCCGTCTTTATACCCGCAACGAAAAGGACTGGACCGAAACCTTCGGCCCTCTCCTGCCGGCCGTCGAGCGGCTGCCCTGCCGGAGCGCGCTGATCGACGGCGAGGTCGTCGCCTTCGATGCCGGCGGGCGAACGGATTTCTCTACGCTGCGCGAGGCGTTGTCGGACGGCTCGCCGCTTTCGTGCTTCGCCTTCGACCTCCTGTCGCTCGACGGCAAGGATCTGACGGGCAAGCCCCTGACGACACGCAAGGCGAAGCTGAAGAGCCTTATCGAGAAGGCCGGCGAGGGCTCGCTTCTCTACAGCGAGCACGTGCGCGGGTCCGGGGCAAAGGTCTTTGCCAGTATCTGCCGCTCGGGCCACGAGGGCATCGTCTCCAAGCGCGCCGACGCACCCTACCGCGCGGGGCGCGGCACCGCCTGGGTGAAGACCAAGTGCACGAGGCGGCAGGAGTTCGTGATCGGTGGATTCTCGCCCTCCGCCAAGAAGGCGCGGGCTTTCTCCTCGATCCTCGTCGGCGTGTTCGAGGGCGATCGCTTCGTCTATCGCGGCCGCGTCGGCTCCGGTTTCACGGAGGCGACGCTCGACGAGCTTTCCGCGCGTTTCAAGGATCTCGGCCGAAGGACCTCGCCCTTCGAGACGGTGCCGAAGGAGGTGGCGCGTGGCGCGCGCTACGTGAAGCCGCAGCTCGTCGCCGAGATCGATTTTGCCGAACTCACCCCGGAGGGCGCCGTGCGCCATGGCGTGTTCAAGGGCCTGCGTGAGGACAAGCCGGCAGAGGGCATCGTCGAGGAGAAACCGGTGGCTCCCCCAGCGAAACAATCGTCGAGCGCGAAGAAGGGCGACGGCGAACCTGAGGAGATCGCAGGCGTTCGCCTCACCTCGCCGGACCGCGTCGTGTTCGAGAGCCAGGGGCTGACGAAGCGCGACCTCGCTCTCTATTACGAGGCCGTGGCCGAACGGATGCTGGCGAGGGCGGGCGACCGGCCTCTTTCGCTGGTGCGCTGTCCGCAGGGGCGCGCGAAGCAGTGCTTCTTCCAGAAGCACGACACGGGCGGCTTCCCCGACGCGATCGGCCATGTCGACGTAACGGAGAAGGACGGCGAGAAGGCGGTCTATCTCTCCGTTTCGAATGCCGCCGGGCTCGTCGCCGCGCTCCAGATGAACACGCTGGAGTTCCACATCTGGGGCTCGCGCGACGACAGGCTGGAAAACCCGGACCGTCTCGTCTTCGACTTCGACCCCGACGAATCCTTGAAATTCGCGGATGTGAAGCGCGCGGCCTTCGATCTCCGCGACCGGCTTGCGGATGGCGGCCTCCGAAGCTTCGCAATGGTGACGGGCGGCAAGGGCATCCACCTCGTCGCTCCCCTGTCACGGCGTCAGCAATGGCCGGAGGTGAAGGCCTTCGCCAGCGCCGTCGCGCACCGAATGGAGGCCGACGAGCCCGAGCGCTTCGTCGCCACCATGTCGAAGGCCAAGCGGAAGGGCCGTATCTTCGTCGACTGGCTGCGCAACGAGCGCGGGCAGACCGCGATCGCCCCCTACTCCACGCGATCAAGAGAGGGCGCGCCGGTGGCAACTCCCGTGACCTGGGACGAGCTGGCGGAGCTCGAGGCCGCCAACCTCTTCCACCCCGCCGACATCCTGAAGCGCATCGAAGCGGCCGATCCCTGGGCGGGCTACGACAAGGTCAACCAGTCGATCACCAAGGCGCTGGCCAGGCGCTTCGCCTGA
- a CDS encoding gamma carbonic anhydrase family protein: MAIHSLDGERPELPENGRYWVADSASVAGRVRLGEDCGVWFGAVIRGDNEWIGIGARTNIQDNAVLHSDAGSPLTIGEGCTIGHSAIVHGCTVGDNSLIGMGATVLNGARIGANSIVGAGALVTEDKEFPDNSLIVGAPAKAIRTLDEAAVAKLRLSAEHYVSNARRFKDGLQRIDEPTRP; the protein is encoded by the coding sequence ATGGCGATTCATTCACTCGACGGCGAAAGGCCCGAGCTGCCGGAGAACGGCCGATACTGGGTGGCGGACAGCGCGAGCGTGGCGGGCCGCGTGCGGCTCGGCGAGGATTGCGGCGTCTGGTTCGGCGCGGTGATCCGCGGCGACAACGAGTGGATCGGCATCGGCGCGCGCACCAACATCCAGGACAACGCCGTCCTGCATTCGGACGCCGGCTCGCCGCTGACCATCGGCGAAGGCTGCACCATCGGCCATTCCGCCATCGTCCACGGTTGTACCGTGGGTGACAATTCGCTGATCGGCATGGGTGCCACCGTCCTCAACGGTGCGCGCATCGGCGCCAACTCCATCGTCGGCGCGGGGGCGCTGGTGACCGAGGACAAGGAATTCCCGGACAATTCGCTGATCGTCGGCGCGCCCGCCAAGGCGATCCGCACGCTCGACGAGGCCGCCGTCGCCAAACTCAGGCTCTCGGCCGAGCACTATGTTTCCAACGCCCGCCGCTTCAAGGACGGGCTCCAGCGCATCGACGAACCGACACGCCCATGA
- a CDS encoding pyridoxal phosphate-dependent aminotransferase, with protein sequence MIFTPLAQSLPATVPFVGPEAIERRTGRPFRARLGANESVFGPSPKVVEAMAKAAAESWAYGDPEHFDIRAAIAAHHGVSPENVAVGEGIDGLLGLVVRLTIEPGDKVVTSLGAYPTFNYHVVGHGGVLDFVPYRNDVEDPQALAARAKAVRPKLLYFANPDNPTGSWHDAQTVKQLIDETPAETLLVLDEAYGDLAPEGALPAIEPLRDNVLRFRTFSKAYGMAGVRIGYALGAPETIRHFDKVRNHFGLSRMAQAGAIAALDDQEYLSRTVAQIVAARDEIAAIARRAGLSPLPSATNFVAIDCGRDGAYARAVLEGVIERGVFIRMPGTAPLDRMIRVTAGTPADLALFEDALKGSLAARP encoded by the coding sequence ATGATCTTCACGCCCCTCGCCCAGTCGCTGCCGGCCACCGTTCCCTTCGTCGGGCCGGAAGCCATCGAACGGCGCACCGGCCGCCCGTTCCGCGCGCGCCTCGGTGCCAACGAGAGCGTCTTCGGTCCCTCGCCGAAGGTGGTGGAGGCGATGGCGAAGGCAGCGGCCGAGAGCTGGGCCTATGGCGACCCCGAGCATTTCGACATCCGCGCGGCCATCGCGGCCCATCACGGTGTCTCGCCCGAGAACGTCGCCGTCGGCGAAGGGATCGACGGTCTCCTCGGCCTCGTGGTGCGCTTGACGATCGAGCCGGGCGACAAGGTCGTGACCTCGCTCGGCGCCTACCCGACATTCAACTATCATGTCGTCGGCCATGGCGGCGTTCTCGACTTCGTGCCGTACAGGAACGACGTGGAAGACCCGCAGGCGCTCGCCGCGCGCGCGAAGGCCGTGCGTCCCAAGCTCCTCTACTTCGCCAACCCGGACAACCCGACCGGAAGCTGGCACGACGCGCAGACCGTCAAGCAGCTGATCGACGAGACGCCGGCGGAGACCCTGCTCGTCCTTGACGAGGCCTACGGCGATCTCGCCCCCGAAGGCGCCCTGCCCGCGATCGAGCCGCTGCGCGACAACGTCCTGCGCTTCCGCACCTTTTCCAAGGCCTACGGCATGGCCGGCGTTCGCATCGGCTACGCACTCGGCGCGCCCGAGACGATCCGGCATTTCGACAAGGTGCGAAACCATTTCGGCCTGTCGCGCATGGCGCAGGCGGGCGCGATCGCGGCGCTCGACGACCAGGAGTATCTCTCGCGCACCGTCGCGCAGATCGTGGCCGCGCGCGACGAGATCGCCGCGATCGCAAGGCGCGCGGGACTGAGCCCGCTCCCATCGGCCACCAACTTCGTCGCGATCGACTGCGGCCGGGACGGCGCCTATGCGCGGGCGGTCCTCGAGGGGGTCATCGAGCGCGGCGTCTTCATCCGCATGCCGGGCACGGCGCCGCTGGACCGGATGATCCGCGTCACCGCCGGCACGCCAGCCGATCTCGCGCTGTTCGAGGATGCGCTGAAGGGCTCGCTGGCGGCGCGCCCATAA
- a CDS encoding DUF2147 domain-containing protein has product MKSLLAAGLLVLVASTGAALADPIEGTWRMPSGNNATIAPCGSQFCLTYVNGPNAGQTFGRMTATGNGRYEGTVTDYTRNGREFTGKGTLSGNTLSVSGCVLGGLICRSQELTRV; this is encoded by the coding sequence ATGAAATCGCTTCTGGCCGCCGGCCTTCTCGTTCTCGTGGCCTCGACGGGCGCCGCGCTCGCGGACCCGATCGAAGGCACATGGCGGATGCCATCCGGCAACAACGCCACCATCGCTCCCTGCGGCAGCCAGTTCTGCCTCACCTATGTCAACGGCCCGAACGCCGGCCAGACCTTCGGCCGCATGACCGCGACCGGCAACGGGCGCTACGAGGGCACGGTGACGGACTACACCCGCAACGGGCGCGAATTCACCGGCAAGGGCACGCTGTCGGGCAACACGCTGTCGGTCTCGGGCTGCGTCCTCGGCGGGCTGATCTGCCGCTCGCAGGAACTGACGCGCGTCTGA
- a CDS encoding copper chaperone PCu(A)C: protein MLRASLLSLSLFATAAFAQDQDGHDHHLAEAGGLRAVHAWTNAGDGPDTLVYMEIENRSGREATLTGAHSDVAASATLVGLRNEGGELRMAEIDRMPLPDGSQLQLSPNGLAIRLSAMEGPLARGDSFDLTLTFGDADLDVHVDVEAGNATQHSHAGHAH from the coding sequence ATGCTGCGCGCCAGCCTCCTGTCCCTGTCGCTTTTCGCCACAGCCGCCTTCGCGCAAGACCAAGACGGCCACGACCATCATCTGGCCGAAGCGGGCGGCCTGCGCGCCGTTCACGCCTGGACCAATGCAGGCGACGGGCCGGACACGCTGGTCTACATGGAGATCGAGAACCGGTCGGGCCGAGAAGCGACCTTGACGGGCGCGCACTCGGACGTGGCTGCGTCCGCGACGCTCGTCGGCCTGCGGAACGAAGGCGGAGAATTGCGCATGGCGGAGATCGACAGGATGCCGCTGCCTGACGGCTCGCAGCTTCAGCTATCCCCCAACGGGCTCGCGATCCGGCTCTCCGCCATGGAGGGGCCCCTGGCACGGGGCGACAGCTTCGACCTGACGCTCACCTTCGGGGACGCCGATCTCGACGTTCACGTCGACGTCGAAGCCGGGAACGCCACGCAGCACAGCCATGCGGGCCACGCGCACTGA